One region of Salvia miltiorrhiza cultivar Shanhuang (shh) chromosome 3, IMPLAD_Smil_shh, whole genome shotgun sequence genomic DNA includes:
- the LOC131018124 gene encoding putative late blight resistance protein homolog R1A-10: MAAYAALVSLMHIIDDLESHHSPPISLNKQQVQSLTENVMFLQEFLEAYISPVSDEADPLEMRIADVAYAAEDAIESHIVAKIQLSRSRETIRSRFLSCFRAPEDPKTVSSNHDDDEEMNLFQDVQNMIQEMDQIKSLAMQRNTDKVVLHVTRRSLVSASSSTGKNSSGMVVWSEGVVNGILERLVSDQCERQVIPITGMGGIGKTTLAKTVYSKKIIEQRFDVCAWATVSQQYNAREILCELVSQATNKSKEQLSEKSEDKLELELYQYLSGRRFLIVMDDMWSIDAWDRIQRFFPENKNCSRILVTTRLSHLSSQLNNNYSLQMKFLDEVRSWELFSKTVFGVGSCPHELEKIGKKIVENCRGLPLSIVVVGGILRNREHTLIVWESISQNLASEVNLDNDKFCMELLKMSYNHLPVYLKPCFLYMGVFEEDDSVRVSTLVKLWVSEGFLKPMNGKSLETIAIEFLKDLIDRNLILVGEVGKTGNIKFVKIHDLLRDLCLNQSKKDGFYHVIGQSSPRGLSGQSSPRGMSSQRRVVIPRNMPKKKVLGDLQSMPRARSIISEYGRVPRIKNSRLLRTLHANKFPYFKDAQYVNLRHLAVEVGSLSSIFTSFTRFWNLHILIVSCNWKEFTAPAEIWRMPQLRDIEMTRGIFYLPEPSSDDVVVMENLLVLERIANFKCSEEVVKRIPNIKKLGIKYFGRGGIEQDDYYCLNNIKRLCKLEFLQVDCWDDFRAAPYALTFPQSLKKLSLYMNGGFEWEKILEKIGSMPLLEKLKLWFGRFGTGKWEMVEGQFPSLKYLELGWCLSLEHWTAESNSIFPCLEKLHLYLMEELKEIPTQIGDIPTLQKILMSNCGESAVMCAKEIVEEQVELQGEDLPFHVQVWVRRKNEALVQIVQSLAGPNFEAYVLPY; the protein is encoded by the coding sequence ATGGCGGCCTACGCAGCCTTGGTTTCTCTAATGCATATCATAGACGACCTCGAGAGCCATCATTCCCCTCCGATTTCTCTCAACAAACAACAAGTTCAATCCCTCACTGAAAATGTCATGTTCTTGCAGGAGTTTCTCGAAGCTTATATCTCCCCTGTTTCCGACGAAGCAGATCCATTGGAGATGCGTATTGCAGATGTAGCTTATGCAGCCGAAGACGCCATCGAATCTCATATCGTGGCCAAGATTCAGCTGAGCAGATCCAGAGAAACCATTCGCAGCCGTTTCCTCAGCTGCTTTCGAGCTCCAGAGGATCCGAAGACTGTCTCATCAaatcatgatgatgatgaagagatGAACTTGTTTCAAGATGTGCAAAATATGATACAAGAAATGGATCAGATCAAGAGTTTGGCGATGCAGAGGAATACAGACAAGGTGGTGCTCCATGTTACACGGCGTAGCCTCGTCTCTGCTTCTTCTTCCACTGGGAAGAACAGTAGTGGCATGGTGGTGTGGTCTGAGGGTGTCGTGAATGGAATCTTGGAAAGGCTCGTTTCAGACCAATGCGAGCGCCAAGTCATCCCGATCACAGGAATGGGCGGGAtaggtaagaccactcttgccaAAACTGTTTATTCGAAGAAAATTATTGAGCAGCGTTTCGACGTTTGTGCTTGGGCTACTGTTTCTCAACAATACAACGCAAGGGAAATTCTTTGTGAACTTGTTTCTCAAGCCACTAATAAAAGCAAGGAACAACTGAGTGAAAAGAGTGAAGATAAACTAGAATTAGAGCTCTACCAGTATTTGTCAGGTAGAAGGTTTCTAATTGtgatggatgatatgtggagtatcGATGCATGGGATAGGATACAACGTTTCTTTCCTGAAAATAAGAATTGTAGTCGTATATTAGTGACGACTAGGCTTTCACACTTGAGCTCCCAATTGAACAACAATTATAGCCTTCAAATGAAATTTTTAGATGAGGTTAGAAGCTGGGAACTGTTCTCAAAAACTGTGTTTGGGGTTGGAAGTTGCCCTCATGAGTTAGAGAAAATTGGAAAGAAAATAGTCGAGAATTGCAGAGGACTTCCTTTATCAATTGTTGTAGTGGGGGGTATTTTGAGAAATAGGGAACACACTCTAATAGTTTGGGAATCAATTAGTCAGAACTTAGCTTCAGAAGTGAATTTGGATAATGATAAGTTTTGCATGGAACTGTTGAAAATGAGCTATAATCATTTGCCAGTTTATTTAAAGCCATGTTTTTTGTATATGGGAGTGTTTGAGGAGGATGATTCGGTTAGAGTCTCAACACTCGTGAAGCTATGGGTTTCTGAAGGATTTTTAAAACCCATGAATGGCAAAAGTTTGGAAACTATTGCCATAGAGTTCTTAAAGGACTTGATTGATAGAAATCTCATTCTAGTTGGTGAAGTGGGGAAGAcaggaaacataaaatttgtcaaaattcatgatttgttgAGGGATTTATGCTTGAACCAGAGCAAGAAAGATGGGTTCTATCATGTGATAGGGCAATCTAGTCCTCGAGGCTTGAGTGGGCAATCTAGTCCTCGAGGCATGAGTAGCCAACGCCGCGttgttatacccaggaacatgCCTAAGAAGAAAGTCCTTGGCGACTTGCAGTCTATGCCACGTGCTCGTTCCATTATTAGTGAATATGGGAGAGTACCGCGTATTAAGAATTCCAGGTTGCTTAGAACATTACATGCAAACAAGTTTCCTTATTTTAAAGATGCTCAGTATGTTAACTTGCGCCACCTTGCTGTTGAAGTTGGTAGCTTGTCCTCGATCTTTACCTCGTTTACTCGCTTCTGGAATCTGCACATATTGATTGTTTCTTGTAATTGGAAGGAGTTCACTGCACCTGCTGAGATTTGGAGAATGCCACAACTTAGGGATATTGAAATGACTAGAGGAATTTTTTATCTTCCAGAACCTTCGAGTGATGATGTCGTTGTCATGGAGAATCTACTGGTGCTTGAGAGAATAGCAAATTTCAAGTGCAGTGAAGAGGTGGTTAAGAGAATTCCAAATATCAAAAAATTGGGGATAAAGTATTTTGGGAGAGGGGGAATCGAGCAAGATGATTATTACTGTCTGAACAATATCAAACGTCTGTGTAAATTGGAATTCCTCCAAGTAGATTGTTGGGATGATTTTAGAGCTGCTCCGTATGCGCTCACATTCCCCCAAAGCCTCAAGAAGTTGTCTCTTTACATGAATGGTGGCTTTGAATGGGAAAAAATATTGGAAAAGATAGGTTCAATGCCCCTTCTCGAGAAGTTGAAGTTGTGGTTCGGGCGCTTTGGAACAGGCAAGTGGGAAATGGTTGAAGGCCAATTCCCTTCCCTCAAATACTTGGAATTGGGTTGGTGTCTTAGTTTGGAGCATTGGACTGCGGAATCGAACTCCATCTTTCCATGCCTTGAGAAGCTTCATCTTTATTTAATGGAGGAGTTGAAGGAGATCCCGACTCAAATTGGAGACATACCGACGCTGCAAAAGATATTGATGAGCAATTGTGGCGAATCTGCTGTGATGTGCGCAAAGGAGATCGTAGAGGAACAAGTGGAATTACAAGGGGAAGATCTGCCATTTCATGTTCAAGTTTGGGTTCGGCGTAAGAACGAAGCACTAGTGCAGATAGTGCAGAGCTTGGCAGGTCCCAACTTCGAAGCATATGTATTACCGTATTAG